A genomic segment from Microbacterium sp. SORGH_AS_0428 encodes:
- a CDS encoding amino-acid N-acetyltransferase: MSEFTVRPARTADVRAIHRMLEPYVQRRILLGKDIVVLYEAVQQFLVAEDANGELIGCGALHVMWDDLGEIRTLIVDDAWLHRGVGRALVEGLEEQARTLGLSRLFCLTFEVDFFTRRGFAPIGEHVVDPDVYSQLVRSPDEGIAEFLDLAHVKPNTLGNTRMLKEL, encoded by the coding sequence GTGAGCGAGTTCACCGTGCGGCCGGCGCGGACGGCAGATGTGCGTGCGATCCACCGGATGCTGGAGCCGTACGTGCAGCGCCGCATCCTGCTCGGCAAGGACATCGTGGTGCTCTACGAGGCGGTTCAGCAGTTCCTGGTCGCGGAGGATGCGAACGGCGAGCTCATCGGATGCGGCGCCCTCCACGTGATGTGGGACGACCTGGGCGAGATCCGCACGCTGATCGTGGACGACGCGTGGCTGCACCGCGGCGTCGGGCGGGCGCTCGTGGAGGGCCTCGAGGAACAGGCGCGCACGCTCGGGCTCTCGCGACTGTTCTGCCTCACGTTCGAGGTCGACTTCTTCACGCGGCGCGGCTTCGCGCCGATCGGGGAGCACGTCGTCGACCCGGACGTCTACTCGCAGCTGGTGCGCAGCCCCGACGAGGGCATCGCCGAGTTCCTCGACCTCGCGCACGTGAAGCCCAACACCCTCGGCAACACGAGGATGCTCAAGGAGCTCTGA
- a CDS encoding MerR family transcriptional regulator, which translates to MIIGELSDRSGVSARSIRHYEKLGLITPERGDNGYRHYSERAVPMVATIHAMFELGFTRDDVRAVLPCATGEKSHGDAELLRRVAEMRERVAGRIRTLNETEQALAGFLAVNRER; encoded by the coding sequence ATGATCATCGGCGAGCTGAGCGATCGCAGCGGCGTCAGCGCGCGCTCGATCCGGCACTACGAGAAGCTCGGCCTCATCACGCCGGAGCGCGGCGACAACGGCTACCGGCACTACTCGGAGAGGGCGGTGCCGATGGTGGCGACGATCCACGCCATGTTCGAGCTCGGGTTCACGCGCGACGACGTTCGAGCCGTCCTGCCCTGTGCGACGGGCGAGAAGTCGCACGGCGACGCGGAACTGCTCCGCCGGGTGGCCGAGATGCGGGAGCGGGTGGCGGGCCGCATCCGCACGCTCAACGAGACGGAGCAGGCGCTTGCCGGCTTCCTCGCCGTCAACAGGGAGCGCTGA
- a CDS encoding GNAT family N-acetyltransferase, translating to MSWSLRASTPDDAAWIAELRAEVMRPDLERLDRYDPVYVRQRFLRAFDPAFTRVIVVDDQDAGSIAVRPASDGVWVEHFYLATAYQGRGIGSQVLALVLEEHTGDTAFRLNVLQGSPARRLYERHGFVLYHEDEIDAFLQRAPAAPLP from the coding sequence ATGAGCTGGAGTCTGCGCGCGAGCACCCCCGACGACGCGGCGTGGATCGCGGAGCTCCGCGCGGAGGTCATGCGGCCCGATCTCGAACGGCTCGATCGGTACGACCCGGTCTACGTGCGCCAGCGCTTCCTGCGGGCGTTCGACCCCGCCTTCACCCGCGTGATCGTCGTGGACGACCAGGATGCGGGCAGCATCGCGGTGCGGCCCGCATCCGACGGGGTCTGGGTCGAGCATTTCTATCTCGCCACGGCCTACCAGGGCCGCGGGATCGGATCACAGGTGCTCGCGCTCGTGCTCGAAGAGCACACCGGCGACACAGCGTTCCGGCTCAACGTGCTGCAGGGGTCGCCCGCGCGGCGGCTGTATGAGCGTCACGGCTTCGTGCTCTACCACGAAGACGAGATCGACGCATTCCTGCAACGGGCGCCGGCGGCGCCGCTACCGTGA
- a CDS encoding GNAT family N-acetyltransferase, giving the protein MNPAVVRIAAAGDAAAVSGLLHAYHERTEAEKVAHGLQEFGPLASAYAAEIDAPAFPGSDVLLAEADNRVIGMVVLRVHGSDAEIKRLWVDPAARGVGAGSALIAEAARRATAAGAASLRLSVWDWRHDALGLYRSRGFVEVASWEMRERLVCLRMPLR; this is encoded by the coding sequence ATGAACCCTGCCGTGGTCCGCATCGCCGCTGCCGGCGATGCCGCGGCGGTGTCCGGACTCCTGCACGCGTACCACGAGCGCACCGAGGCGGAGAAGGTTGCGCACGGTCTGCAGGAGTTCGGACCGCTGGCTTCCGCCTACGCCGCCGAGATCGATGCCCCGGCCTTTCCGGGCTCGGATGTGCTGCTCGCCGAGGCCGACAACCGCGTCATCGGGATGGTGGTCCTGCGTGTGCACGGATCGGATGCGGAGATCAAGCGGCTCTGGGTCGACCCCGCCGCGCGCGGGGTCGGAGCGGGCAGCGCGCTCATCGCCGAGGCGGCACGACGCGCGACGGCGGCCGGGGCCGCATCCCTCCGCCTCTCGGTCTGGGACTGGCGGCACGATGCGCTCGGGCTGTACCGGAGCCGCGGCTTCGTCGAGGTTGCGTCATGGGAGATGCGGGAGCGTCTCGTGTGCCTGCGGATGCCGCTTCGCTGA
- a CDS encoding dehydrogenase, producing the protein MAGKQKRGKKQQPPLEFRNTALTDALQTQDMAAVAFALRHGPTVVPLMRTGESDNPLDAGEVWTYRDPNTGQVALLLFSDAAHKPETLPPTVGLQGPDWLRSFLSAHREEITTVFFDIAGPHPLQATPADLLAALEV; encoded by the coding sequence ATGGCCGGTAAGCAGAAGCGCGGGAAGAAGCAGCAGCCTCCGCTGGAGTTCCGCAACACCGCGCTGACCGATGCGCTGCAGACGCAGGACATGGCGGCGGTGGCGTTCGCGCTGCGGCACGGCCCTACGGTCGTCCCGCTCATGCGTACCGGCGAGAGCGACAACCCGCTGGACGCCGGTGAGGTGTGGACCTACCGGGACCCCAACACCGGGCAGGTGGCGCTGCTGCTGTTCAGCGATGCCGCGCACAAGCCCGAGACGTTGCCGCCCACGGTCGGGTTGCAGGGGCCGGACTGGCTCCGCAGCTTCCTCAGCGCTCACCGCGAGGAGATCACGACCGTGTTCTTCGACATCGCGGGCCCGCATCCGCTGCAGGCGACTCCCGCCGACCTGCTCGCCGCCCTCGAGGTCTGA